The Cucumis melo cultivar AY chromosome 5, USDA_Cmelo_AY_1.0, whole genome shotgun sequence genome has a segment encoding these proteins:
- the LOC103499487 gene encoding 9-cis-epoxycarotenoid dioxygenase NCED6, chloroplastic → MQISLLSPTPPLTPCRSSSTIETPPIRKLKVITPPHPPLSLPKKVSPPLRQLNPLQNFAASLLDAVESSLFVDKLPKTVDPAVQISGNFSPVPECSVRHDLEIIGNLPACLRGVYFRNGANPMHAPTGGHHLFDGDGMIHAVTFHSGNKASYSCRFTRTNRLQYEAALGRPVFPKPIGELHGHQGLARLAIFLARAGIGIIDGSKGTGVANAGLVYFNGRLLALSEDDLPYHVQIKDDGDLETIGRFDFNGQINCPMIAHPKVDPISGDLHGLSYNMIKKPYLKYLRFDMFGKKSRDVDITLREPTMIHDFAITENHVVIPDHQVVFKLFEMVRGGSPVVFDPKKTSRFGILPKSGVDEKGIVWIEVPNCFCFHLWNAWEETGGNDEKSIVVIGSCMNPPDSIFNDRDQPLRIELTEIRMDVKNRKVTRRVFGSGMNLEAGQMNRRFVGRKTRFVYMAIAEPWPKCSGIAKVDLETGKVKKFLYGEGRYGGEPFYVSENGNCGGDNENEDGGFIVGFVRDEKRERSEVVVVKAAEMEEVAAVRLPVRVPYGFHGTFVSEEELNGQARN, encoded by the coding sequence ATGCAAATCAGTTTACTATCGCCGACCCCGCCGCTGACACCTTGCCGGAGCTCCTCCACCATTGAAACCCCCCCAATTAGGAAGCTCAAAGTAATCACTCCGCCACACCCACCACTGTCCCTGCCAAAAAAGGTGTCGCCGCCGCTGCGTCAGCTTAACCCATTACAGAATTTTGCGGCATCGCTACTGGACGCCGTCGAGTCCTCACTGTTCGTCGATAAATTGCCGAAAACGGTTGACCCGGCGGTTCAAATTTCGGGTAATTTCTCTCCGGTTCCGGAATGCTCAGTCCGCCACGACCTTGAAATCATCGGAAATTTACCTGCATGCTTACGTGGCGTTTATTTCCGAAACGGCGCTAATCCCATGCATGCACCCACTGGTGGGCACCACTTGTTTGACGGTGACGGAATGATCCACGCCGTTACATTTCACAGCGGTAACAAAGCTAGTTACAGCTGTCGGTTCACTCGTACAAACCGGCTCCAGTACGAAGCCGCTTTAGGCCGACCTGTTTTCCCCAAGCCGATCGGCGAGCTTCATGGTCACCAAGGACTGGCTCGCCTAGCTATCTTTTTGGCTCGAGCCGGGATCGGGATAATCGACGGCTCGAAAGGTACAGGTGTCGCCAACGCCGGTCTGGTTTATTTCAATGGTCGATTGTTAGCTCTATCAGAAGATGATCTTCCGTATCACGTACAAATCAAGGACGACGGAGATCTTGAAACGATCGGACGGTTCGACTTCAACGGACAGATTAACTGTCCCATGATTGCTCATCCTAAAGTGGACCCCATTTCGGGAGATCTTCACGGGTTGAGTTACAACATGATTAAAAAACCTTATTTGAAATACTTACGGTTCGACATGTTCGGGAAGAAATCTCGTGACGTGGACATCACCCTTCGTGAGCCGACGATGATACACGATTTCGCAATAACGGAAAACCACGTCGTGATACCGGACCATCAAGTGGTTTTCAAGTTATTCGAAATGGTTCGGGGTGGATCACCCGTGGTGTTTGACCCCAAGAAAACTTCTCGGTTCGGTATATTACCGAAATCCGGAGTTGACGAGAAGGGGATTGTTTGGATTGAGGTGCCCAATTGCTTTTGCTTCCATTTGTGGAATGCATGGGAGGAAACTGGTGGCAATGACGAGAAAAGTATCGTTGTTATCGGGTCGTGTATGAACCCGCCTGATTCGATTTTCAACGACCGGGACCAGCCATTAAGGATCGAGCTGACGGAAATTCGGATGGATGTGAAGAACCGGAAAGTGACCCGGCGGGTGTTCGGTTCAGGGATGAATTTGGAAGCGGGTCAAATGAACCGAAGGTTTGTTGGGCGGAAAACTCGGTTCGTTTATATGGCGATAGCGGAGCCTTGGCCCAAATGTTCTGGCATTGCGAAGGTGGATTTGGAAACCGGGAAGGTGAAGAAGTTTCTATACGGTGAAGGTCGGTATGGCGGGGAACCGTTTTACGTGTCGGAAAATGGGAATTGTGGGGGAGATAATGAGAACGAGGACGGAGGGTTTATTGTAGGGTTTGTGAGGGACGAGAAGCGGGAGCGGTCTGAAGTGGTGGTGGTGAAGGCGGCGGAGATGGAGGAAGTGGCGGCGGTGAGGCTGCCTGTGAGGGTTCCGTACGGATTTCACGGCACATTTGTTAGTGAAGAAGAGTTGAATGGGCAAGCTCgcaattaa